One part of the Oceanihabitans sp. IOP_32 genome encodes these proteins:
- a CDS encoding NAD(P)H-hydrate dehydratase — translation MKIYSKAQIYEGDKLTIERQNMSSTDLMERAGTQVFNWLHAHLKNAQATIHVFCGIGNNGGDGLVIARHLMRHDYQVKMYIVNYSDKRSKDFLINYDHIKNVTKKWPTLLNYREEFPEIHRDDIIIDAVFGIGFNRPAADWVRALFIHFRNSEAFTLSIDIPSGLSTDSIAEDEDAVVWADYTLSFVSPKLVFFLPQTAKFTKQWEVLNIGLDDRFLKETFTNVNLIGKPEATLMYRPREKFSHKGTFGHTLIIGGSYGKIGAVTLASRAALSAGAGLVSAYIPKCGYTALQSSFPEAMVITDEYETLISEIKLEIEPTVIGFGVGIGTAKQTVQAFEAFLKTNKTPLVIDADGVNILAQNKTLLKLVPKSTILTPHPKELERLIGKWRDDFDKLKKVQDFSIKYEVIVVIKGAHTITVSREDLYVNNTGNPGLATAGTGDVLTGIITGLISQGYKPLTAALFGVYLHGRSADLAVQYLGYESLMANHVVDYLGAAFKDLFKQAKHVSEHQ, via the coding sequence ATGAAAATATATTCTAAAGCACAAATTTATGAAGGCGATAAGTTAACGATAGAGCGCCAAAACATGTCCTCAACAGACCTAATGGAGCGCGCAGGTACTCAAGTTTTTAATTGGCTCCACGCACACTTAAAAAATGCTCAAGCTACTATTCATGTATTTTGTGGTATTGGTAATAATGGGGGAGATGGTTTAGTAATTGCTCGGCATTTAATGAGGCATGACTACCAAGTTAAAATGTATATCGTTAATTATAGTGATAAACGTTCTAAAGATTTTTTAATAAATTATGATCACATAAAAAATGTTACTAAAAAATGGCCAACACTCTTAAATTACAGGGAAGAATTTCCCGAAATACATCGAGATGATATTATAATTGATGCTGTTTTTGGAATTGGATTTAACAGGCCCGCAGCCGATTGGGTTCGCGCTTTATTCATACATTTTAGAAATTCTGAAGCTTTTACTTTATCGATAGATATTCCATCAGGCTTGAGTACCGATAGCATTGCTGAAGATGAAGATGCCGTAGTTTGGGCCGATTATACCTTGAGTTTTGTGTCACCAAAACTAGTATTTTTCTTACCACAAACAGCAAAATTTACCAAACAATGGGAAGTGTTAAATATTGGTTTAGACGACCGATTTTTAAAGGAGACATTTACAAATGTGAACTTAATAGGAAAGCCAGAAGCAACCCTCATGTATAGGCCTAGAGAAAAATTTTCGCATAAGGGAACATTCGGACACACATTAATAATTGGTGGTAGTTACGGTAAAATTGGGGCGGTAACTTTAGCGAGTAGAGCAGCTCTATCGGCTGGAGCAGGTTTGGTAAGTGCCTATATTCCAAAATGCGGTTATACAGCTTTGCAATCTTCCTTTCCAGAGGCTATGGTTATTACTGATGAATACGAGACTTTAATTTCTGAAATCAAATTGGAAATTGAACCTACCGTGATTGGTTTTGGCGTTGGTATTGGTACTGCTAAACAAACTGTCCAAGCCTTTGAAGCGTTTTTAAAAACCAATAAGACCCCTTTGGTTATTGATGCCGATGGTGTTAATATACTAGCTCAAAACAAAACACTATTAAAATTAGTACCAAAATCGACTATTTTAACTCCCCATCCTAAAGAGCTAGAACGTTTAATAGGAAAATGGAGAGACGATTTTGATAAACTCAAAAAGGTACAAGATTTTAGTATAAAATACGAGGTTATTGTGGTGATAAAAGGAGCGCATACTATTACTGTTTCTCGAGAAGATTTATATGTTAATAATACAGGAAATCCTGGTTTGGCTACTGCAGGCACTGGAGATGTGCTTACCGGAATTATTACCGGATTAATTTCTCAAGGTTATAAGCCGTTAACAGCCGCCTTGTTTGGGGTCTATTTACACGGCCGATCGGCAGATTTGGCAGTTCAATATTTAGGATATGAAAGTTTAATGGCGAATCATGTTGTAGATTACTTGGGTGCGGCTTTCAAAGATTTATTTAAACAAGCAAAACATGTTTCAGAACATCAATAA
- a CDS encoding thiamine pyrophosphate-dependent enzyme, translating to MSYHTEDLDANALVQLYKNMLKPRMIEEKMLILLRQGKISKWFSGIGQEAISVGVTMALNSNEYILPMHRNLGVFTTRNIPLSRLFAQWQGKASGFTKGRDRSFHFGTQDYKIVGMISHLGPQLGVADGIALASNLKHKNEVTAVFTGEGGTSEGDFHEALNVASVWGLPVLFCVENNGYGLSTPTSEQYHCKDIADRAVGYGMESHIIDGNNIIEVYTKVKALAESIRETPRPILLEFKTFRMRGHEEASGSKYVPQEFLDAWSKKDPVINFRAFLKEKDVLNEAEDVLIKETILQEINTHLDIANKAPKIIPSVAAELNDVYRDYEYEAITPNNAQTKESRFVDAISEGLKQSMERHSDLVIMGQDIAEYGGVFKITDGFVEAFGKDRVRNTPICESAIVEAAMGLSIAGIKSVVELQFSDFVTSGFNPVVNYLAKSHYRWNQNADVVLRMPCGGGVAAGPFHSQTNEAWFTKTPGLKVVYPAFPYDAKGLLLTAINDPNPVLFFEHKGLYRSIRQEVPVDYYTLPFGKASVLKTGNDVTIIAYGAAVHWALETLDDHPSMQADVIDLRTLQPLDTETIYNSVKKTGRAIILHEDSLFGGIASDISALIMEHCFEYLDAPVKRVASMETPIPFINQLEEQYLAKGKFEDALKDLLAY from the coding sequence ATGAGTTACCACACCGAAGACCTAGATGCCAATGCGCTCGTTCAACTTTACAAGAACATGCTTAAACCAAGAATGATTGAAGAGAAAATGCTTATTTTACTGCGTCAAGGTAAGATAAGTAAGTGGTTTTCTGGTATTGGTCAAGAAGCGATTTCTGTAGGGGTTACTATGGCTTTAAATAGCAACGAATACATTTTGCCCATGCACCGAAATTTGGGTGTTTTCACCACTAGAAACATACCGTTGTCTAGGCTGTTTGCACAATGGCAAGGGAAAGCTTCTGGGTTTACAAAAGGGCGCGATCGTTCGTTTCATTTTGGAACTCAGGACTATAAAATTGTTGGTATGATTTCTCATCTTGGTCCGCAGTTGGGGGTAGCCGATGGTATTGCTTTAGCAAGTAATTTAAAACATAAAAATGAAGTTACAGCCGTATTTACTGGTGAAGGCGGTACAAGTGAAGGCGATTTTCATGAGGCTTTAAACGTGGCTTCTGTTTGGGGTTTACCCGTGCTTTTTTGTGTAGAAAATAATGGGTACGGCTTATCTACCCCAACTAGCGAGCAATACCATTGTAAAGATATTGCAGATCGAGCTGTGGGTTACGGGATGGAATCTCACATTATAGATGGAAACAATATTATTGAGGTGTACACCAAAGTTAAGGCGCTTGCCGAAAGCATTAGGGAGACCCCAAGACCCATTTTATTGGAGTTTAAAACATTTAGAATGCGTGGGCATGAAGAGGCCAGTGGTTCGAAATATGTGCCCCAAGAATTTTTAGATGCATGGTCCAAAAAAGATCCCGTTATTAATTTTAGAGCCTTTTTAAAAGAAAAAGACGTTTTGAATGAAGCCGAAGATGTGTTGATTAAAGAGACCATTTTACAGGAGATTAACACCCATTTAGATATTGCAAATAAAGCTCCAAAAATAATTCCAAGTGTGGCTGCTGAGTTAAATGATGTGTATAGAGATTATGAATATGAAGCCATTACGCCAAATAATGCTCAAACTAAAGAAAGCCGTTTTGTAGATGCCATTTCTGAAGGCTTAAAACAAAGCATGGAGCGCCATAGTGATTTGGTGATTATGGGTCAAGATATTGCCGAATATGGTGGTGTTTTTAAAATTACCGATGGTTTTGTCGAGGCTTTTGGGAAAGATAGAGTTCGAAATACGCCTATATGCGAATCGGCCATTGTTGAAGCTGCTATGGGACTTTCCATCGCCGGAATTAAAAGTGTTGTGGAATTACAATTTTCAGATTTTGTAACCTCTGGTTTTAATCCCGTGGTAAATTATTTAGCTAAATCACATTACAGGTGGAACCAAAATGCCGATGTTGTTTTAAGAATGCCCTGCGGTGGCGGTGTGGCTGCAGGACCGTTTCACTCGCAAACTAACGAAGCTTGGTTTACAAAAACACCGGGTTTAAAAGTAGTGTATCCGGCATTTCCTTACGATGCTAAAGGCTTATTGTTAACCGCAATAAACGACCCCAATCCCGTGTTGTTTTTTGAGCATAAAGGCTTGTATAGAAGCATTCGTCAAGAGGTTCCTGTAGATTATTATACCTTGCCTTTTGGAAAAGCATCGGTTTTAAAAACTGGTAACGATGTTACTATTATCGCTTATGGTGCGGCTGTACATTGGGCTTTAGAGACCTTGGATGATCATCCGTCGATGCAAGCCGATGTAATAGATTTAAGAACACTACAGCCTTTAGATACCGAAACGATTTACAATTCGGTTAAAAAGACGGGTAGGGCCATTATATTGCATGAAGACTCCTTGTTTGGTGGTATTGCTAGCGATATTTCTGCGCTTATTATGGAGCATTGTTTTGAGTATTTAGATGCACCAGTGAAGCGTGTAGCGAGTATGGAAACCCCCATTCCTTTTATTAATCAATTGGAAGAACAATATCTTGCAAAAGGTAAATTTGAAGACGCTTTAAAAGACCTTTTGGCGTATTGA
- a CDS encoding dipeptidase: MSCKNNATKTEDDTALKDRAKAIHERIITLDTHCDINISNFTDSINYSQNLESQVNLPKMQAGGLDVAWFIVYTGQDTLSAEGYKKAYQTAMTKFNAIHKLVNDIAPDAIELATNSDDVRRIHKSGKKVAMIGIENGYPVGLDIKNVEKFYNLGARYMSLSHNGHSQLCDSNTGEKDNVWLHNGLSELGKEVIAEMNRLGMMIDISHPSKEAIRDMVELSKAPIIASHSSARALCDHSRNLDDEQLEWIKGNGGVVHAVAFKSYLNKEKHEAREAALNKIRHQVADSLGLKWYGRWEFRNLDKETQDALKANPDWNAIPEIVHNKASKIKDFPKAVDVADFVDHIDYLVEKIGLEHVGISSDFDGGGGIEGWSDASETFNVTLELVKRGYTEDDIEKLWSGNLLRVLDEVEAVAKTLN; encoded by the coding sequence ATGTCTTGCAAAAATAACGCTACTAAAACCGAAGATGACACGGCATTAAAAGATCGTGCCAAAGCCATTCATGAGCGTATTATTACTTTAGATACGCATTGCGATATCAACATTTCAAACTTTACAGACAGCATAAATTACAGTCAGAATTTAGAGTCTCAAGTGAATTTACCAAAAATGCAAGCTGGCGGATTAGATGTCGCTTGGTTTATTGTATATACGGGTCAAGACACCTTATCGGCCGAGGGTTACAAAAAAGCCTACCAAACTGCGATGACCAAATTTAATGCCATTCATAAATTAGTTAACGATATTGCTCCAGACGCTATTGAATTAGCGACCAACTCTGATGATGTGCGTCGCATACACAAATCGGGCAAAAAAGTGGCCATGATTGGTATAGAAAACGGATACCCTGTGGGACTAGACATTAAAAATGTTGAGAAATTCTACAATCTCGGTGCGCGTTATATGTCTTTATCACATAATGGACACAGCCAACTATGCGATAGCAATACAGGTGAAAAAGACAACGTTTGGTTACATAATGGTTTAAGCGAATTGGGTAAAGAAGTAATTGCAGAAATGAACCGTTTAGGCATGATGATAGACATATCTCACCCCTCGAAAGAAGCTATTCGAGATATGGTAGAACTTAGTAAAGCGCCTATTATAGCTTCGCACTCTTCTGCTAGAGCTTTATGCGATCACAGTAGAAATTTAGATGATGAACAGCTGGAATGGATTAAAGGAAATGGCGGAGTTGTGCATGCCGTAGCCTTTAAAAGCTATTTAAACAAAGAAAAACATGAAGCTCGTGAAGCTGCGCTAAATAAAATAAGACATCAGGTTGCAGATTCTCTAGGTTTAAAATGGTATGGCAGATGGGAATTTCGGAATCTAGATAAAGAAACTCAAGACGCTTTAAAAGCCAATCCAGATTGGAATGCCATCCCAGAGATCGTCCATAACAAAGCTTCTAAAATAAAAGATTTCCCTAAGGCTGTAGATGTTGCCGATTTTGTAGATCATATAGATTATTTGGTTGAAAAAATAGGCTTGGAACACGTTGGAATAAGTAGCGATTTTGATGGTGGTGGCGGTATAGAAGGTTGGAGTGATGCTTCTGAAACCTTTAACGTGACTCTAGAATTGGTAAAACGAGGCTACACCGAAGATGATATTGAAAAACTTTGGAGTGGCAATTTATTGCGTGTTTTAGATGAAGTTGAAGCCGTCGCTAAAACCCTAAACTAA
- a CDS encoding TlpA disulfide reductase family protein codes for MKKIFLLCSVLAVSVACKETPKNYATISGTITNKNSDSLVILARDYSKTIKVEDNGTFKDTLKIETGIYSLYDGSESTPVFLKNGFDLNVTLDTKAFDESVKYTGTGSEHNAFLAEKSLLVEKLLNIDELSKLNSTGLETEIENIKNELITFHDSNSHIDTFLINQGKKEIEPMLKFYKQYIGESIALKEELPKGSPSPTFENYENINGSTTSLSDLKGKFTYVDIWATWCGPCKAEIPALKALEKEYHGKNIQFLSISIDDDRSHGGSWDKARENWKAMVNDKELGGIQLFAPKGWQSQFIQDYKIKGIPRFLLIDPEGNIVSPDAPRPSNKSIKELFTELNI; via the coding sequence ATGAAAAAAATATTTTTACTATGTAGTGTATTAGCTGTTTCTGTAGCTTGTAAAGAAACACCTAAAAATTATGCTACGATATCAGGAACCATTACCAACAAAAACAGCGATTCTTTAGTGATACTAGCTAGAGATTACTCTAAAACTATTAAAGTTGAAGACAATGGCACTTTTAAAGATACTTTAAAGATAGAAACTGGAATTTATTCGCTTTACGATGGTAGCGAATCTACGCCTGTATTTTTAAAAAACGGATTCGACCTTAATGTGACCCTAGATACTAAAGCCTTCGACGAATCTGTAAAATATACTGGAACGGGATCTGAACACAATGCTTTTTTAGCTGAAAAATCCTTACTTGTTGAGAAATTACTTAATATAGATGAATTATCGAAATTAAACAGTACGGGGTTAGAGACTGAAATTGAAAATATAAAAAATGAATTAATTACCTTTCACGATTCTAATTCACATATTGATACTTTCTTAATAAATCAGGGTAAAAAAGAGATTGAACCTATGTTAAAATTTTATAAACAATACATAGGAGAATCTATTGCTTTAAAAGAAGAACTTCCTAAGGGATCGCCCTCTCCTACTTTTGAAAATTACGAAAACATCAATGGTTCAACAACTTCACTTTCAGATTTAAAAGGAAAATTCACCTATGTAGATATTTGGGCTACTTGGTGCGGCCCATGTAAAGCTGAAATCCCTGCTTTAAAAGCCCTAGAAAAAGAGTACCACGGGAAAAACATACAATTTTTAAGCATATCTATTGATGATGATAGAAGCCATGGGGGCTCTTGGGATAAAGCAAGAGAGAATTGGAAAGCTATGGTTAATGATAAAGAACTTGGTGGTATTCAGTTATTTGCGCCCAAAGGATGGCAGTCGCAATTTATTCAAGATTATAAAATAAAAGGTATTCCAAGGTTTTTATTGATTGATCCAGAAGGAAATATAGTATCACCCGATGCACCAAGACCTTCAAACAAATCTATTAAAGAATTGTTTACTGAATTAAATATTTAA
- a CDS encoding DUF1835 domain-containing protein, which yields MTESILHITNGTHLTNYLTELNITGEKLTWQEMLCEGPTQTTVANDPFLKLRSGFLKSFYDIDLDVSELKKELDKLNDWESYSEIILWFEYDLFCHINLLAVISLLKQKKINLPLYLVCSGRVKGEKNLKALSELSPNQLSKHYKAKVKLKPEDIELAKTLWSIYCGKDHNLFIPYIIQNSSFKYLNNCLKAHLERFPNPKNGLNVLEQNILSMVKDYNIKSKHHVLGYALNYQGYYGYGDLQLNRIIDNLSIFFTITNNSITLNRKGHEALLGTHNFSEELNNNMVFGGVHKSEFQFSKKQNKLVKSILK from the coding sequence ATGACCGAGTCCATATTACATATTACTAACGGTACCCATCTCACAAATTATTTAACCGAATTAAATATTACTGGAGAAAAACTAACATGGCAAGAAATGTTATGTGAAGGCCCCACACAAACTACCGTTGCGAATGACCCCTTTTTAAAACTTAGAAGCGGCTTTTTAAAATCATTTTATGATATTGATTTAGATGTTTCTGAATTAAAAAAGGAACTTGATAAACTAAATGATTGGGAGTCCTATTCAGAAATTATACTGTGGTTTGAATACGATTTATTTTGCCATATAAACCTACTAGCCGTAATAAGTCTGTTAAAACAAAAAAAAATAAACCTACCCTTATATTTAGTATGTAGTGGTAGAGTAAAAGGTGAGAAAAATTTAAAAGCCCTTTCAGAGCTTTCCCCGAATCAACTCTCAAAACACTACAAGGCTAAGGTCAAACTAAAACCAGAAGATATTGAATTGGCTAAAACACTTTGGAGCATTTATTGCGGTAAAGATCACAATCTATTTATACCTTATATTATACAAAACTCCAGTTTTAAATATTTAAACAATTGTTTAAAAGCCCACTTAGAACGCTTTCCAAATCCGAAGAATGGATTAAATGTGTTAGAACAAAATATTTTGAGTATGGTTAAAGATTACAACATTAAATCGAAACATCATGTTTTGGGTTATGCCCTTAACTACCAAGGATATTACGGGTATGGCGATCTTCAACTTAATAGAATAATCGACAATTTAAGCATCTTTTTTACCATTACAAACAATAGTATAACGCTTAATCGCAAGGGACACGAAGCCCTTTTAGGAACTCATAATTTTTCAGAAGAATTAAACAACAATATGGTTTTTGGCGGTGTTCACAAATCGGAGTTCCAATTTAGTAAAAAGCAGAATAAGCTAGTAAAATCAATTCTAAAATGA
- a CDS encoding nucleoside phosphorylase, with protein MSIKNSELILNPDGSIYHLNLKPENISNTIILVGDQDRVEKITKHFDTVDFKTQKREFKTQTGTYKGKRITVISTGIGPDNIDIVLNELDALVNIDLKTRKPKDTLTSLDILRVGTSGSLQSDIPVDAIVLSSHGLDINGMLHSYQIQPISNPKMEDAFIKQTQWSPLKARPIIIENSKKLEAQFKSKTTHSGITATAGGFYASQGRVLRLPLQDDTLNGKMDAFNFEGVCITNLEMETSAIYGLAKLMGHHALSLNAIIANRANGTFSENPKKAVENLILYTLERLS; from the coding sequence ATGAGCATTAAAAATTCAGAGTTAATTTTAAATCCAGATGGCAGTATTTATCATCTTAATTTAAAACCCGAAAACATTTCGAATACCATTATTCTTGTTGGCGATCAAGATCGTGTTGAGAAAATCACGAAACATTTTGATACGGTTGATTTTAAAACTCAAAAACGCGAGTTTAAAACACAAACCGGTACGTATAAGGGCAAACGTATAACGGTAATTTCCACAGGTATTGGTCCCGATAATATCGATATTGTTTTAAATGAATTGGACGCCCTTGTAAATATCGATTTAAAGACCAGAAAACCTAAAGACACACTCACTAGTCTTGATATACTAAGAGTAGGCACATCGGGTTCCTTACAAAGCGATATTCCGGTAGATGCTATAGTATTAAGCTCTCATGGTTTAGATATAAATGGTATGCTTCATTCTTATCAAATTCAGCCCATTTCCAACCCAAAAATGGAAGATGCTTTTATAAAACAAACCCAATGGTCGCCTTTAAAAGCGAGACCCATTATAATTGAAAACAGTAAAAAACTAGAAGCACAATTTAAAAGCAAAACCACACATTCTGGCATCACGGCGACTGCTGGCGGATTTTATGCTTCTCAAGGTCGCGTGTTACGCTTACCGCTTCAAGATGACACCTTAAACGGCAAAATGGATGCTTTTAATTTTGAAGGCGTTTGCATTACCAATTTAGAAATGGAAACATCGGCTATTTATGGCTTAGCCAAACTCATGGGACATCATGCCCTTTCTTTAAACGCCATAATTGCCAATAGAGCTAACGGTACTTTTAGCGAAAACCCTAAAAAAGCTGTAGAGAACCTTATTTTGTACACACTAGAAAGACTATCTTAA
- a CDS encoding translation initiation factor: MDLKDQLKNLFPEHISEEPMNDSEENNNIWLQDDPILCKYEKRKGKPITILEGYTGATEDFKTLAKDIKKTLSVGGSFKDDKIIIQGDYRDKIMQILKDKGFNVKRVGG, encoded by the coding sequence ATGGACTTAAAAGATCAATTAAAAAATTTGTTTCCTGAGCATATATCTGAAGAACCCATGAATGATTCTGAGGAAAATAATAATATCTGGTTACAGGACGATCCTATACTTTGCAAATACGAAAAACGAAAAGGTAAACCCATAACTATTTTAGAAGGCTATACTGGTGCTACCGAAGATTTTAAAACATTGGCTAAAGACATAAAAAAAACCTTAAGCGTTGGCGGCAGTTTTAAGGACGATAAAATAATAATTCAAGGTGATTATCGGGACAAAATCATGCAAATACTAAAAGACAAAGGCTTTAATGTAAAACGTGTTGGCGGCTAA
- a CDS encoding substrate-binding domain-containing protein translates to MTQINIGGVPEHFNLAWYLTLKEGNYKDKNINIRWHDYYGGTGAMNKALREKEIDIAVILTEGIVKDIINGNPSKIVQTFVQSPLIWGVHVAHHSTHKTIEDLKGKKAAISRYGSGSHLMAYINARNNNWDLDKDLNFEVINTLDGAVTGLTNGKADYFLWEKFTTKPLVDDGTFRHIANCPSPWPCFVIAAREDFIASNQTTLKTLLNIINHTTANFKDIENIDKTIANRYGQKLEDVQEWLKLTEWSQELIDEKTLDEVQKELFTLNIIPEMVDYEQLTHKL, encoded by the coding sequence ATGACGCAAATAAATATAGGTGGGGTTCCAGAACATTTTAATTTAGCTTGGTATTTAACCTTAAAGGAAGGAAACTATAAAGATAAAAATATAAATATACGATGGCACGATTATTACGGCGGTACAGGTGCGATGAATAAAGCCCTAAGAGAAAAAGAAATTGATATTGCCGTAATTCTTACCGAGGGCATCGTAAAAGACATTATAAACGGCAACCCAAGCAAAATTGTGCAAACTTTTGTGCAATCCCCTTTAATTTGGGGTGTACATGTAGCACATCATTCCACCCATAAAACTATTGAAGATTTAAAAGGCAAAAAAGCAGCCATTAGTCGCTATGGTTCTGGCTCGCATCTAATGGCTTATATAAATGCTCGAAATAACAATTGGGATTTAGATAAGGATTTAAATTTTGAAGTGATTAATACCCTTGATGGCGCCGTAACTGGTTTAACAAACGGCAAGGCAGATTATTTTTTATGGGAAAAATTTACCACAAAACCTTTGGTTGATGATGGCACGTTTAGACACATAGCCAATTGCCCCTCACCTTGGCCGTGTTTTGTAATTGCTGCAAGAGAAGATTTTATTGCATCAAACCAAACAACACTTAAAACCCTATTAAATATCATTAACCATACTACAGCTAATTTTAAAGACATTGAGAATATAGATAAAACCATAGCAAACCGGTATGGCCAAAAACTAGAAGATGTACAAGAATGGTTAAAATTAACCGAATGGTCGCAAGAACTTATTGATGAAAAGACACTCGATGAGGTTCAAAAAGAACTATTTACCTTAAATATTATTCCAGAAATGGTCGATTACGAACAATTAACTCACAAACTATAA
- a CDS encoding 3D domain-containing protein encodes MLHKIFGIVFILTLTTTVKEDTKEKDIYNWHKLQVTATAYNSLAHQTNSNPNITAFGDKIRPGLKYIAVSRDLLKMGFKHNTPVKIEGFDGVYLVKDKMNKRWEKRIDIYMGVDEKAAKTWGKRKVNITYGTPKK; translated from the coding sequence ATGTTGCACAAAATTTTTGGTATTGTTTTTATTTTAACCTTAACGACAACGGTTAAAGAAGACACAAAAGAAAAAGATATTTACAACTGGCATAAACTACAAGTTACGGCGACCGCTTATAATTCTTTAGCGCATCAAACAAATTCTAATCCGAATATAACTGCTTTTGGCGATAAAATTAGACCAGGATTAAAGTATATAGCAGTGTCTAGAGACCTTTTAAAAATGGGGTTTAAGCATAATACACCTGTTAAAATCGAAGGGTTCGATGGTGTATATCTTGTTAAAGATAAAATGAATAAACGCTGGGAAAAACGCATTGATATTTACATGGGTGTCGATGAAAAAGCAGCCAAAACATGGGGTAAAAGAAAGGTAAACATAACATACGGTACCCCTAAAAAATAA
- a CDS encoding isopenicillin N synthase family dioxygenase encodes MNKIPSVNLEDFISNDPVKKQKFVEAIGKAYEDIGFVALKGHFLDDNLVDNLYAEIKKFFSLPTKTKQKYEIPGIGGQRGYVSFGKESAKGKKEGDLKEFWHFGQYVEDNSKHKAEYPENVIVEELPNFNTVGKEAYKMLEKTAKYVLRALALHLDLEETYFDDYIYQGNSILRPIHYPPITKEPNEAVRAAAHGDINLITLLMGAQGRGLQVQNNKGEWIDAIAAPDELMINVGDMLSRHTNNKLKSTIHRVINPPKELWGTSRYSIPFFMHPVSEMKLNVLESCIDDDNPKAFDDITAGEFLNERLIELGLIKK; translated from the coding sequence ATGAATAAGATACCCAGCGTAAATTTAGAAGACTTCATTTCTAACGATCCAGTAAAAAAGCAAAAATTTGTTGAGGCTATTGGAAAAGCTTATGAAGACATTGGTTTTGTTGCACTCAAGGGTCATTTTCTTGATGATAATTTAGTTGATAATTTATACGCTGAAATTAAAAAGTTTTTTAGTTTACCAACCAAAACGAAACAGAAATACGAAATTCCAGGCATTGGTGGCCAGCGCGGTTATGTCTCCTTTGGTAAAGAAAGTGCTAAAGGCAAAAAAGAAGGTGATTTAAAAGAGTTTTGGCATTTTGGCCAATATGTAGAAGACAACTCGAAACATAAAGCCGAATACCCAGAAAACGTTATTGTTGAAGAACTTCCAAACTTTAATACCGTAGGTAAAGAAGCTTATAAAATGCTTGAAAAAACAGCAAAATATGTGTTGCGAGCGCTTGCACTACATTTGGATTTAGAAGAGACTTACTTCGATGACTATATTTACCAAGGCAATTCCATTTTAAGACCCATACACTACCCGCCAATTACCAAAGAACCTAATGAAGCGGTTCGTGCCGCTGCCCACGGCGACATTAATTTAATTACCCTATTAATGGGCGCGCAAGGTCGCGGATTACAAGTGCAAAACAATAAAGGGGAATGGATTGATGCTATAGCAGCACCCGATGAGCTTATGATTAATGTTGGCGATATGCTTTCTAGACACACCAATAATAAATTAAAATCAACCATACACCGGGTTATTAACCCACCAAAAGAGCTTTGGGGAACATCCCGCTATTCTATTCCGTTTTTTATGCACCCCGTAAGTGAAATGAAACTAAACGTTCTAGAAAGTTGTATTGACGACGACAACCCTAAAGCTTTCGACGATATTACAGCTGGCGAATTTTTAAATGAACGTTTAATAGAACTTGGATTGATAAAAAAATAA